One Oryzomonas sagensis DNA segment encodes these proteins:
- a CDS encoding acyl-[acyl-carrier-protein] thioesterase — MEPSIFTNDFPVRYHDLDSCGNLRVATLLNYLQDTAGMHAALLGVSLADLHKLGLTWVLSRIHLLVERYPRAGETVTLRTWPATRQGLFTCREFELCDRLGACVARATTSWAVMKVATRRPVRLDGNLPPYPLVSGRAVDDDFAPLPPFPEAATTEMGFRVLRGDLDMNHHVNNTIYAGWALEAVPDAVATGCLTELEIAFRAEVRHGDSITSRCAVTDTEPTTCCLHQIASQRDGKELARLRTRWKK, encoded by the coding sequence ATGGAACCAAGCATTTTCACGAATGATTTTCCGGTTCGCTACCATGACCTGGACAGTTGCGGCAATCTGCGGGTGGCGACCCTGCTCAACTACCTGCAGGACACGGCAGGGATGCATGCGGCCCTGCTGGGCGTCTCCCTGGCGGACCTGCACAAGCTGGGGCTGACCTGGGTGCTGTCACGCATCCATCTGCTGGTGGAACGCTATCCCCGCGCCGGGGAAACCGTGACGCTCCGAACCTGGCCCGCGACCCGCCAGGGGCTCTTCACCTGCCGCGAGTTCGAACTGTGCGACCGCCTTGGCGCCTGCGTGGCGCGGGCGACCACCTCGTGGGCGGTAATGAAGGTCGCCACCCGCCGCCCGGTCCGCCTGGACGGGAACCTCCCCCCCTATCCGCTGGTGTCCGGGCGGGCGGTCGACGACGACTTCGCGCCGTTGCCCCCCTTTCCCGAAGCCGCCACAACAGAGATGGGGTTCCGGGTACTGCGCGGCGACCTGGACATGAACCACCACGTCAACAACACCATCTATGCGGGATGGGCGCTGGAAGCGGTGCCCGATGCCGTGGCGACGGGCTGCCTGACCGAACTGGAGATCGCCTTCCGGGCCGAGGTCCGGCACGGCGACAGCATTACGTCCCGCTGCGCCGTTACGGACACGGAGCCGACAACCTGCTGCCTGCACCAGATCGCAAGCCAGCGGGACGGCAAGGAACTGGCGCGCCTGCGCACCCGCTGGAAAAAATAA
- a CDS encoding HIT family protein gives MPELSMTLSPCPMCSRWESDADLRIAELEHSYVILNRDQFFPGYTLLFSKTHVTELFHLDRRVRGELMEEISRVAEALFATFRPDKINYELLGNMVPHMHWHLVPRFASEPLWPRPIWAEPHDDVLLTPEAYRQAIERIREALA, from the coding sequence ATACCGGAGCTATCCATGACCCTATCACCATGCCCCATGTGCAGCCGTTGGGAGAGCGACGCCGATCTGCGCATCGCCGAACTCGAACACTCCTATGTCATCCTCAACCGCGACCAGTTCTTCCCCGGTTACACGCTGCTGTTCAGCAAAACCCACGTTACCGAGCTGTTCCACCTTGATCGCCGGGTGCGGGGCGAGCTGATGGAAGAGATCAGCCGGGTGGCCGAGGCGTTGTTCGCCACCTTCCGGCCCGACAAGATCAACTACGAACTCCTGGGCAACATGGTCCCCCATATGCACTGGCATCTGGTGCCCCGCTTCGCCTCGGAGCCGCTCTGGCCGCGCCCCATCTGGGCCGAGCCCCATGACGACGTGCTCCTGACGCCGGAAGCCTACCGCCAGGCCATCGAGCGGATCCGGGAGGCGCTGGCATGA
- the pdxA gene encoding 4-hydroxythreonine-4-phosphate dehydrogenase PdxA, whose amino-acid sequence MSEKPLIAITMGDPCAIGPEIIVKALGNPQVAAGCTPLVVGDRGALDRAAHVCGSRLKPVEIVAPEEARHVPEGAVALMPVSRLPEGDMQYGKPTLAAGDAVHSYICTAARLCLAGRVAAMVTAPINKEAMNRAGHVYHGHTELLAELCGVDDYVMMLAGDVLRVSLVTIHEALRAVPGLITRDRVLNTIRVTADGVRRLTGKSAPRLAVLALNPHCGEGGMFGNEEELAIAPAIEAAQHEGIDAQGPLSADTLFHFAQQGLYDGVVAMYHDQGLIPLKMLHFDDGVNVTLGLPIIRTSVDHGTAYGLAGTGTASEKSLLAAIRMAMGMAGV is encoded by the coding sequence ATGTCTGAAAAACCCCTGATAGCGATCACCATGGGCGATCCCTGCGCCATCGGGCCGGAGATCATCGTCAAGGCGTTGGGCAATCCCCAGGTAGCCGCGGGGTGCACGCCCCTGGTCGTCGGCGACAGGGGTGCCCTTGACCGGGCGGCGCACGTCTGCGGTTCGCGGCTGAAACCCGTCGAAATCGTTGCGCCCGAGGAGGCGCGCCACGTCCCGGAGGGCGCCGTGGCGTTAATGCCGGTTTCCCGCCTGCCCGAAGGGGATATGCAGTACGGGAAGCCCACGCTGGCTGCCGGCGATGCCGTCCATAGCTATATCTGCACGGCTGCCCGCCTCTGCCTGGCGGGCCGGGTGGCGGCCATGGTCACGGCGCCCATCAACAAGGAGGCCATGAACCGCGCCGGCCATGTGTACCACGGGCACACCGAACTTTTGGCCGAGCTGTGCGGGGTGGACGATTATGTGATGATGCTGGCGGGCGATGTGCTCCGGGTCAGCCTGGTGACGATCCATGAGGCGCTTCGTGCCGTTCCCGGCCTGATCACCAGGGACCGGGTGCTGAATACGATCCGGGTCACGGCGGACGGGGTCCGGCGCCTGACCGGCAAATCCGCCCCGCGCCTGGCGGTGCTGGCGCTCAACCCGCACTGCGGCGAGGGTGGGATGTTCGGCAACGAGGAGGAACTGGCAATCGCACCGGCCATCGAAGCGGCGCAGCACGAGGGGATCGACGCCCAGGGGCCGCTTTCGGCGGATACCCTTTTTCATTTCGCTCAACAGGGTTTGTACGACGGAGTGGTGGCCATGTACCATGACCAGGGGCTGATACCGCTCAAAATGCTCCATTTCGACGACGGGGTCAACGTCACGCTGGGATTGCCGATTATCCGCACATCGGTGGACCACGGCACGGCCTATGGTCTGGCAGGGACCGGCACGGCTTCGGAGAAGAGCCTGCTGGCGGCCATCAGGATGGCCATGGGAATGGCGGGTGTATAA
- the flgM gene encoding flagellar biosynthesis anti-sigma factor FlgM, with protein sequence MKIETGVQALAKPQRKEIKGSSAQRSADATSTQDEGDAFSVELSSTTAKLLSAAPTEDTIRWEKVASIRDQLAAGTYSISGKDVAAKMLNAFTG encoded by the coding sequence ATGAAGATCGAAACCGGTGTTCAAGCCCTGGCCAAGCCGCAGAGAAAAGAGATAAAAGGTTCATCCGCGCAGAGGAGCGCCGATGCCACATCGACACAGGATGAGGGGGACGCATTCAGCGTCGAGCTTTCATCGACCACCGCGAAGCTGCTGTCTGCCGCCCCTACTGAGGACACCATCCGTTGGGAGAAAGTCGCCTCCATCAGGGACCAGTTGGCGGCGGGCACCTACAGTATCAGCGGCAAGGATGTCGCGGCCAAGATGCTGAATGCCTTTACGGGCTGA
- a CDS encoding efflux RND transporter periplasmic adaptor subunit, whose protein sequence is MKKYLLILAAILLAAGTAAVFFLKRTPEISYKTARVERGAIIAAVSATGNLSAVITVQVGTQVSGTIQKLYVDYNSRVKKGQPIAEIDPSLFRAAVEQAAGNYRNAEANLMKARVTLADAERTMKRTKKLLADGIISQSDYDVAETAWQSAKTGIKAAEGSVVQTRGALMQARTNLNYSVIRSPVDGTVISRAVDVGQTVAASFQTPTLFTIAQDLTKMQIEVSVDEADISRITLGQPTSFTVDSYPEQTFKGKVVQIRSAPIITQNVVTYIVVVNVDNSDLKLKPGMTANVSIEVARKDNVLKLPPAALRFKPKTRESAARDARPAQPEAGKGQRRDKGQRVYILKENKPVPITVKTGISDAGSIELTEGGLKEGDAVIVEQVGGDAKKKSGGSPMGPRF, encoded by the coding sequence ATGAAAAAATATCTCCTCATCCTGGCTGCCATCCTGCTCGCGGCCGGCACCGCAGCCGTCTTCTTTCTCAAACGCACGCCCGAGATCAGCTACAAAACCGCCAGGGTCGAGCGGGGGGCCATTATTGCCGCCGTGTCGGCCACCGGCAACCTGAGCGCCGTCATCACCGTCCAGGTCGGCACCCAGGTCTCGGGCACCATTCAGAAGCTCTACGTCGATTACAACTCGCGGGTCAAAAAGGGGCAACCGATTGCCGAGATCGACCCGTCGCTCTTCAGGGCCGCGGTGGAGCAGGCCGCGGGAAATTACCGCAACGCCGAGGCCAACCTGATGAAGGCCAGGGTCACGCTGGCCGACGCGGAGCGGACCATGAAACGCACCAAAAAGCTGCTGGCCGACGGCATCATCTCCCAAAGCGACTACGATGTGGCCGAAACCGCGTGGCAATCGGCCAAGACCGGCATCAAGGCGGCCGAGGGGAGCGTGGTCCAGACCCGCGGGGCGCTCATGCAGGCCCGCACCAACCTGAATTACTCGGTCATCCGCTCGCCCGTGGACGGCACCGTCATCTCCCGCGCGGTGGATGTGGGGCAGACCGTGGCGGCCTCCTTCCAGACCCCGACCCTCTTCACCATCGCCCAGGACCTGACCAAGATGCAGATCGAGGTCAGCGTGGACGAAGCCGACATCAGCCGCATTACCCTCGGCCAGCCCACCTCCTTTACGGTGGATTCCTACCCGGAACAGACCTTCAAGGGCAAGGTGGTCCAGATCCGCAGCGCCCCGATCATCACCCAGAACGTGGTCACCTACATCGTGGTGGTCAATGTGGACAACAGCGACTTGAAGCTCAAACCGGGCATGACCGCCAACGTATCCATCGAGGTGGCCCGCAAGGACAACGTGCTCAAGCTCCCGCCGGCCGCCCTGCGCTTCAAGCCGAAGACAAGGGAGAGCGCGGCCAGGGACGCACGCCCCGCACAGCCGGAAGCGGGTAAGGGCCAACGCCGGGATAAGGGGCAACGGGTCTACATCCTCAAGGAGAACAAACCGGTCCCCATCACGGTAAAGACCGGCATCTCCGACGCCGGCTCCATCGAGCTGACGGAAGGGGGGCTGAAGGAGGGGGATGCGGTCATCGTCGAACAGGTGGGCGGCGACGCCAAGAAGAAGAGCGGCGGCTCTCCCATGGGCCCGCGTTTCTAA
- a CDS encoding ABC transporter permease, translating to MDLLQTLKIALRALRTNKLRSFLTMLGIIIGIAAVIAMMAVGAGARHVISQQIASIGSNIILVIPGSTTSGGIRIGSGASQTLTSDDAKAIMAECPSVETAAPTVRSTGQVVYGNMNWSTIIMGSTPEMFDIREWPVTSGRSLVQQDVDSAAKVCLLGQTVAENLFGSTDPVGKMVRIKKVPFTVVGLLERKGQSPQGTDQDDVIFVPLRTAQRKLVGSQFPNTVGAVMIKAKSEALLSKAEDEVNDLLKQRHRITGSKEPDFSTRNLSEILAVAEQSSKAMSLLLGAVASISLLVGGIGIMNIMLVSVTERTREIGIRMAIGARKNDILLQFMTEAVLLTMIGGLIGICLGGAGAMVVSRILSWPTLISVESVSVAFIFSGAVGIFFGFYPARKAAGLSPIDALRYE from the coding sequence GTGGACCTCCTCCAAACCCTGAAAATAGCCCTGCGGGCCCTGCGCACCAACAAGCTGCGCTCGTTTCTGACCATGCTGGGGATCATCATCGGCATCGCGGCCGTGATCGCCATGATGGCCGTGGGGGCCGGGGCACGCCACGTCATCTCCCAGCAGATCGCCAGCATCGGCAGCAACATCATACTGGTCATCCCCGGCTCCACCACCAGCGGCGGCATCCGCATCGGCAGCGGCGCCAGCCAGACCCTGACCAGCGACGACGCCAAGGCCATCATGGCCGAGTGTCCCTCGGTGGAGACCGCCGCTCCCACGGTGCGCAGCACGGGCCAAGTGGTCTACGGCAACATGAACTGGTCCACCATCATCATGGGGAGCACGCCGGAGATGTTCGATATCCGCGAATGGCCGGTGACAAGCGGCCGCAGCCTTGTCCAGCAGGACGTGGACAGCGCCGCCAAGGTCTGTCTGCTGGGGCAGACCGTGGCGGAGAACCTGTTCGGCTCCACCGACCCGGTGGGCAAGATGGTGCGCATCAAGAAGGTCCCCTTCACCGTGGTCGGCCTCCTGGAGCGCAAGGGGCAATCCCCCCAGGGGACCGACCAGGACGATGTGATCTTCGTGCCGCTCCGCACGGCCCAGCGCAAACTGGTCGGCTCCCAGTTCCCCAACACCGTGGGGGCGGTCATGATAAAGGCCAAAAGCGAGGCCCTCCTGAGCAAGGCCGAAGACGAGGTCAATGACCTGCTCAAACAGCGGCACCGCATCACCGGCAGCAAGGAGCCGGATTTTTCCACCCGCAACCTCTCGGAGATCCTGGCCGTGGCCGAGCAATCCTCGAAGGCCATGTCCCTGCTGTTGGGCGCAGTCGCCTCCATCTCCCTGCTCGTCGGCGGCATCGGCATCATGAACATCATGCTGGTGTCCGTTACCGAGCGGACCCGGGAGATCGGCATCCGCATGGCCATCGGCGCGCGCAAGAACGACATCCTCCTCCAGTTCATGACCGAGGCGGTGCTGCTGACCATGATCGGCGGCCTGATCGGCATCTGCCTGGGGGGGGCGGGGGCCATGGTCGTCTCCCGGATCCTGTCGTGGCCGACGCTTATCTCGGTCGAATCCGTCAGCGTCGCCTTCATCTTCTCCGGTGCGGTGGGCATCTTCTTCGGTTTCTACCCGGCCCGCAAGGCGGCCGGGCTCAGTCCCATCGACGCACTGCGCTACGAATGA
- the cobM gene encoding precorrin-4 C(11)-methyltransferase has product MSLQVSFVGAGPGAADLITIRGARLLRHADVVVYAGSLVDRELVRRYAATADVYDSAGMTLDEVLSVVMEAVSAGKSVVRLHTGDPSIYGAIQEQMEALDRLGVAYRVVPGVTSAFAAAAALKQELTLPEVSQSVIFTRMEGRTPVPERERLSRIAGIGATLVIYLSVGMIDRVVEELLAGAYTPETAAAVVCRASWEDELIIEGTLADIAAKVREAGIDRQALIIVGDVLAARREGLTARSLLYDDGFSHGFRGGAIG; this is encoded by the coding sequence ATGTCGCTACAGGTTTCATTCGTCGGTGCGGGACCGGGGGCCGCCGACCTCATCACTATCCGCGGCGCGCGGCTCTTGCGCCATGCCGATGTGGTCGTCTATGCCGGCAGCCTGGTGGACCGGGAGCTGGTCCGTCGTTATGCCGCCACGGCGGATGTGTACGATTCGGCCGGCATGACCCTCGACGAGGTTCTCTCCGTGGTCATGGAAGCCGTCTCGGCCGGCAAGAGCGTGGTGCGGCTTCATACCGGCGACCCATCGATCTACGGCGCCATCCAGGAACAGATGGAGGCTCTGGACCGCCTGGGGGTGGCGTACCGGGTGGTGCCCGGCGTGACCAGCGCCTTTGCCGCCGCCGCCGCCCTCAAACAGGAACTGACCCTGCCGGAAGTGTCCCAGTCGGTGATCTTCACCCGCATGGAGGGGCGCACGCCGGTGCCGGAACGGGAACGCCTCAGCCGGATCGCCGGCATCGGCGCCACGCTGGTGATCTATCTCTCGGTGGGCATGATCGACCGGGTGGTGGAAGAGCTTCTGGCCGGCGCCTACACCCCGGAGACCGCCGCCGCCGTGGTCTGCCGCGCCTCCTGGGAGGATGAGTTGATCATCGAGGGGACCCTGGCCGATATCGCCGCCAAGGTCCGGGAGGCGGGCATCGACCGCCAGGCCCTGATCATCGTGGGCGATGTGCTGGCGGCGCGCCGCGAAGGGCTCACGGCCCGCTCGCTGCTCTACGACGACGGTTTCTCCCACGGTTTTCGCGGCGGCGCCATAGGGTGA
- a CDS encoding cobalt-precorrin 5A hydrolase codes for MRVAVIAITRNGAQLGQRLRGGLPEAELHVSSRYAGQAGTARRLFDPADLKTLAAALWKGYDGFVFIMAAGIVVRMIAPLLESKETDPAVVVMDDAGKFAISLIAGHLGGANELAERCAFITGARPVITTATDVNGLPSFDLLAKEQGWVIDDIGRVKVLNRLLLDGEEIAVVDPTGKTRCWLCGRGKTSFHDTFAEAMESPAQGFLFVTNRHLPPQTQPDNLLILRPSNLVLGIGCNRGTTVDDIDDFVTAQLKRIFLSRKSVRLVATVAVKRDEDGLIAFAERLGVPLAFFGSDELNAVAAPSPPSSHAMAAIGASGVAEPAAILGSGGGRLLLKKVKSENVTLAVAEIEEEEPHV; via the coding sequence ATGCGCGTCGCCGTGATCGCCATAACCCGTAACGGGGCGCAGTTGGGGCAGCGGTTGCGGGGAGGGCTGCCCGAAGCGGAGCTGCATGTTTCCAGCCGCTATGCCGGCCAGGCCGGAACGGCCAGGCGCCTCTTCGACCCTGCCGACCTGAAGACGCTGGCCGCCGCACTCTGGAAGGGGTACGACGGTTTCGTCTTCATCATGGCCGCCGGCATCGTGGTGCGCATGATCGCGCCGCTTCTGGAGTCCAAGGAGACCGACCCGGCCGTGGTGGTGATGGACGATGCGGGCAAATTCGCCATCTCGCTCATTGCGGGCCATCTGGGCGGCGCCAACGAACTGGCCGAACGCTGCGCCTTCATCACCGGAGCGCGGCCGGTCATCACCACCGCCACCGATGTCAATGGTCTCCCCTCCTTTGACCTCCTGGCCAAGGAGCAGGGGTGGGTGATCGACGACATCGGCCGGGTCAAGGTGCTCAACCGGCTGCTCCTGGACGGCGAGGAGATCGCCGTCGTCGATCCCACGGGGAAGACGCGCTGCTGGCTGTGCGGTCGGGGCAAGACCTCCTTCCACGACACCTTTGCCGAGGCCATGGAGAGCCCGGCCCAAGGATTCCTGTTCGTAACCAATCGTCATCTTCCGCCCCAGACCCAGCCCGACAACCTGCTGATCCTGCGCCCCAGCAACCTGGTGTTGGGCATCGGTTGCAACCGCGGCACGACGGTGGACGATATCGATGATTTCGTTACGGCTCAACTCAAGCGCATCTTCCTCTCCCGCAAGAGCGTGCGCCTGGTGGCCACGGTAGCGGTCAAGCGAGACGAGGATGGGCTGATCGCCTTTGCTGAGCGGTTGGGCGTTCCCCTGGCGTTCTTCGGGAGCGACGAATTGAATGCCGTCGCCGCCCCGTCGCCGCCGTCGTCCCATGCCATGGCGGCCATCGGCGCCTCGGGGGTGGCGGAACCGGCGGCCATACTCGGTTCGGGGGGCGGAAGATTGCTGCTGAAGAAGGTCAAGTCGGAGAACGTCACCCTGGCGGTGGCCGAGATCGAGGAAGAGGAGCCCCATGTCTGA
- a CDS encoding bacteriohemerythrin: MALPEWDESMALHLPAVDSQHKQLLGWIKALGDAVQKGEGARIIDEVLQNLINYVHEHFSAEERLMLAHNFPGFTGHRQEHDFFVAKLKDLHTGVTSGEELSGKTLDFLIDWTISHIKGTDQRYGRFIRETAAGSKLD; this comes from the coding sequence ATGGCACTTCCTGAGTGGGATGAAAGCATGGCGCTGCATCTTCCCGCCGTCGACAGCCAGCACAAGCAGTTGCTCGGCTGGATCAAGGCGCTGGGCGACGCGGTGCAGAAGGGCGAGGGCGCCCGGATCATCGACGAGGTCCTGCAAAACCTGATCAACTACGTTCACGAGCACTTCTCCGCCGAGGAGCGCCTGATGCTTGCCCATAACTTTCCCGGCTTTACGGGCCACCGCCAGGAACACGATTTTTTCGTTGCCAAGCTCAAGGATCTGCATACCGGCGTCACGAGCGGGGAGGAGTTGAGCGGCAAGACCCTGGATTTTCTGATCGATTGGACGATCTCCCACATCAAGGGCACCGACCAGAGATACGGCCGGTTTATCCGGGAAACCGCGGCAGGTTCCAAATTGGATTAA
- a CDS encoding ABC transporter ATP-binding protein, with the protein MGEVISLKDIRRVFTMGDQRFEALRGISFNVAAGEFVAIMGASGSGKSTCMNILGCLDHPSSGTYLLDGLDVAGIDLNRLAGIRNRKLGFVFQGFNLLARTPAVENVELPLVYAGLSARERRAMALTALEQVGLGGKEGNHPSQLSGGQQQRVAIARALVNNPAVILADEPTGNLDSSTSEEIMDLFTDLNRRGITIIMVTHEADVAAYAGRRITFRDGQIIGDTGANP; encoded by the coding sequence ATGGGCGAGGTCATCTCCCTCAAGGATATCCGCCGCGTGTTCACCATGGGCGACCAGCGATTCGAGGCATTGCGGGGCATTTCCTTCAACGTCGCCGCAGGTGAATTTGTGGCCATCATGGGCGCATCGGGCAGCGGCAAGTCCACCTGTATGAACATCCTGGGTTGCCTGGATCACCCCAGTTCGGGCACCTACCTGCTGGACGGCCTCGATGTGGCCGGCATAGACCTCAACCGGCTGGCCGGCATCCGCAACAGGAAGCTGGGCTTTGTCTTCCAGGGGTTCAACCTGCTGGCCCGTACCCCGGCGGTGGAGAACGTGGAACTCCCCCTGGTCTATGCCGGATTGTCCGCGAGGGAGCGCCGCGCAATGGCGCTAACGGCCTTGGAGCAGGTCGGGCTGGGGGGCAAGGAGGGCAATCACCCCAGCCAGCTTTCCGGGGGGCAGCAACAGCGGGTGGCCATCGCCCGAGCCCTGGTCAACAACCCGGCGGTGATCCTGGCCGACGAACCGACCGGCAACCTGGACAGTTCGACCAGCGAGGAGATCATGGACCTGTTCACCGACCTGAACAGGCGCGGCATCACCATCATCATGGTCACCCACGAGGCGGATGTGGCGGCCTATGCCGGACGCAGGATAACCTTCCGCGACGGGCAGATCATCGGGGATACCGGGGCGAATCCGTAA